The Pseudomonas allokribbensis genome has a window encoding:
- a CDS encoding glutathione peroxidase: MSDNLLTIPCTTIKGEQKTLADFAGKAVLVVNTASKCGFTPQYKGLEELWQTYKDQGLVVLGFPCNQFGKQEPGNEGAISEFCELNYGVSFPLFKKIEVNGNGAHPLFVQLKKRAPGVLGSQGIKWNFTKFLIGKDGQLVKRFAPATKPQDLSREIEALLK; this comes from the coding sequence ATGAGCGATAACCTGCTGACCATCCCGTGCACCACCATCAAGGGTGAGCAAAAGACCCTGGCCGATTTCGCCGGCAAAGCGGTGCTGGTGGTCAACACTGCCAGCAAGTGCGGCTTCACCCCGCAATACAAGGGCCTTGAAGAGCTGTGGCAGACCTACAAGGATCAGGGGCTGGTGGTGCTGGGCTTTCCGTGCAACCAGTTCGGCAAGCAGGAACCCGGCAACGAGGGTGCGATCAGCGAGTTCTGCGAGCTCAATTACGGCGTCAGCTTCCCGCTGTTCAAGAAGATCGAAGTCAACGGCAACGGTGCGCATCCGCTGTTCGTGCAGTTGAAGAAGCGCGCGCCGGGTGTACTGGGTTCCCAGGGCATCAAGTGGAACTTCACCAAATTCCTGATCGGCAAGGACGGCCAGTTGGTCAAGCGCTTCGCCCCGGCCACCAAGCCGCAGGACCTGAGCCGCGAGATCGAAGCCCTGCTCAAATGA
- the msrB gene encoding peptide-methionine (R)-S-oxide reductase MsrB yields MEKIEKTLEEWRAMLDPEQYNVCRLSATERPFSGKYNATKTDGVYHCICCNEPLFDSKTKFDSGCGWPSFYAPIGESAMTEIRDTSHGMIRTEVKCARCDAHLGHVFPDGPPPTGLRYCINSVCLDLVPRE; encoded by the coding sequence ATGGAAAAGATTGAAAAGACCCTGGAAGAATGGCGCGCGATGCTCGACCCGGAGCAATACAACGTGTGTCGTCTCAGTGCCACCGAGCGACCGTTCTCGGGCAAATACAACGCCACCAAGACCGACGGTGTCTATCACTGCATCTGCTGCAATGAGCCGTTGTTCGATTCCAAGACCAAATTCGACTCCGGTTGCGGCTGGCCGAGCTTCTACGCGCCGATCGGCGAGAGCGCGATGACCGAAATCCGTGACACCAGCCACGGCATGATCCGCACCGAAGTGAAATGCGCCCGATGCGATGCGCATCTGGGTCACGTGTTCCCCGACGGCCCTCCGCCGACCGGTCTGCGTTACTGCATCAACTCGGTGTGCCTGGACCTGGTGCCGCGCGAATAA
- a CDS encoding pyridoxal phosphate-dependent aminotransferase, translating into MQFSKSNKLANVCYDIRGPVLKHAKRLEEEGHRILKLNIGNPAPFGFEAPDEILQDVIRNLPTAQGYSDSKGLFSARKAVMQYYQQKQVEGVGIEDIYLGNGVSELIVMSLQALLNNGDEVLVPAPDYPLWTAAVSLAGGNAVHYLCDEGADWFPDLADMKAKITPNTKAMVIINPNNPTGAVYSKEVLLGMLELARQHNLVVFSDEIYDKILYDDAVHICTASLAPDLLCLTFNGLSKSYRVAGFRSGWIAISGPKHNAHSYIEGIDMLANMRLCANVPSQHAIQTALGGYQSINDLVLPQGRLLEQRNRTWELLNDIPGVSCVKPMGALYAFPKIDPKICPIHNDEKFVLDLLLSEKLLVVQGTAFNWPWPDHFRVVTLPRVDDLDMAIGRIGNFLKSYRQ; encoded by the coding sequence ATGCAGTTCAGCAAATCGAACAAGCTCGCCAACGTCTGCTACGACATTCGCGGCCCAGTGCTCAAGCACGCCAAACGCCTGGAAGAGGAAGGCCATCGCATCCTCAAGCTGAACATCGGCAACCCGGCGCCCTTTGGTTTCGAAGCGCCGGACGAAATTCTCCAGGATGTGATCCGCAACCTGCCGACCGCCCAGGGCTACAGCGACTCCAAAGGCCTGTTCAGCGCGCGCAAGGCCGTGATGCAGTACTACCAGCAGAAGCAGGTCGAAGGTGTCGGCATCGAAGACATCTACCTGGGCAACGGCGTATCCGAGCTGATCGTGATGTCGTTGCAGGCACTGCTCAACAACGGCGACGAAGTGCTGGTGCCGGCGCCGGACTATCCGCTGTGGACCGCTGCCGTGAGCCTGGCCGGTGGTAACGCGGTGCACTACCTGTGCGACGAAGGCGCCGACTGGTTCCCGGACCTGGCCGACATGAAGGCCAAGATCACCCCGAACACCAAGGCCATGGTGATCATCAACCCGAACAACCCGACCGGCGCGGTGTATTCGAAGGAAGTGTTGCTGGGCATGCTGGAACTGGCTCGCCAGCACAACCTGGTGGTGTTCTCCGACGAAATCTACGACAAGATTCTTTACGACGACGCCGTGCACATCTGCACCGCTTCGCTGGCGCCGGACCTGCTGTGCCTGACCTTCAACGGTCTGTCGAAGTCGTATCGCGTGGCGGGTTTCCGTTCCGGCTGGATCGCCATTTCCGGGCCGAAACACAACGCCCACAGCTACATCGAAGGCATCGACATGCTGGCCAACATGCGCCTGTGTGCCAACGTGCCGAGCCAGCACGCGATCCAGACCGCCCTCGGCGGCTATCAGAGCATCAACGACCTGGTGCTGCCGCAAGGTCGCCTGCTGGAACAGCGCAACCGCACCTGGGAGTTGCTCAACGACATTCCCGGCGTGAGCTGCGTGAAGCCGATGGGCGCCCTGTATGCCTTCCCGAAGATCGACCCGAAGATCTGCCCGATCCACAACGACGAGAAATTCGTCCTCGACCTGCTGCTGTCCGAGAAGCTGCTGGTGGTTCAGGGCACGGCCTTCAACTGGCCGTGGCCGGATCACTTCCGTGTCGTGACCCTGCCGCGTGTCGATGACCTGGACATGGCCATCGGGCGCATCGGCAACTTCCTCAAGTCCTACCGCCAGTAA
- the htpX gene encoding protease HtpX yields the protein MMRILLFLATNLAVVLIASITLSLFGFNGFMAANGVDLNLSQLLVFCAVFGFAGSLFSLFISKWMAKMSTSTQVITQPRTRHEQWLMQTVEQLSREAGIKMPEVGIFPAYEANAFATGWNKNDALVAVSQGLLERFSPDEVKAVLAHEIGHVANGDMVTLALVQGVVNTFVMFFARIIGNFVDKVIFKNEEGQGIAYYIATIFAELVLGILASAIVMWFSRKREFRADEAGARLAGTSAMIGALQRLRAEQGLPVHMPDTLNAFGINGGIKQGFARMFMSHPPLEERIDALRRRG from the coding sequence ATGATGCGCATCCTGCTGTTTTTGGCCACTAACCTGGCGGTCGTGCTGATAGCCAGCATCACCCTGAGCCTGTTCGGCTTCAACGGGTTCATGGCGGCCAACGGGGTTGACCTCAACCTCAGTCAGCTGCTGGTCTTCTGTGCCGTCTTTGGTTTCGCCGGTTCGCTGTTCTCGCTGTTCATCTCCAAGTGGATGGCGAAGATGAGCACGAGCACCCAAGTCATCACCCAGCCGCGCACCCGCCACGAGCAATGGCTGATGCAAACCGTCGAGCAACTGTCCCGCGAAGCCGGGATCAAGATGCCCGAAGTCGGGATTTTCCCGGCCTACGAAGCGAACGCCTTCGCCACCGGCTGGAACAAGAACGACGCGCTGGTCGCGGTCAGCCAGGGCTTGCTGGAGCGTTTCTCTCCGGATGAAGTGAAAGCCGTTCTGGCCCACGAAATCGGCCACGTGGCCAACGGTGATATGGTCACCCTGGCACTGGTCCAGGGCGTGGTGAACACCTTCGTGATGTTCTTCGCGCGGATCATCGGCAACTTCGTGGACAAGGTGATCTTCAAGAACGAGGAAGGCCAGGGCATCGCGTATTACATCGCGACCATCTTTGCCGAACTGGTTCTGGGCATCCTGGCCAGCGCGATCGTGATGTGGTTCTCGCGCAAACGGGAATTCCGTGCCGACGAAGCCGGCGCGCGCCTGGCCGGTACCAGCGCGATGATCGGCGCTCTGCAACGCCTGCGTGCCGAACAAGGTCTGCCGGTGCACATGCCCGACACCCTGAACGCCTTTGGCATCAACGGTGGCATCAAACAAGGGTTCGCCCGCATGTTTATGAGCCACCCGCCGCTGGAAGAGCGTATCGACGCCCTGCGTCGTCGCGGCTGA
- a CDS encoding thiopurine S-methyltransferase has protein sequence MQPEFWHKKWESNQIGFHQPEVNPYLQRHWPDLAIPAQARVLVPLCGKSLDLLWLAGRGHRVLGVELSQRAVEDFFREQQLQPQISEEGGFKVYRAGAIELWCGDFFALSASDVAECTALYDRAALIALPAPMRERYASHLQNILPAGVRGLLITLDYDQAQMPGPPFAVEDAEVQRLFGGGWQVQALEEQDVLSESGKFLQAGVTRLEERVYRLTGQ, from the coding sequence ATGCAGCCGGAGTTTTGGCACAAGAAGTGGGAATCGAACCAGATCGGCTTTCACCAACCCGAGGTGAACCCGTATTTGCAACGGCATTGGCCCGATCTGGCGATCCCGGCGCAGGCGCGTGTGCTGGTGCCGTTGTGCGGGAAAAGCCTGGATCTGTTGTGGCTGGCCGGTCGTGGGCATCGGGTTCTCGGCGTCGAGCTGTCGCAGAGGGCTGTCGAAGACTTCTTCCGTGAACAGCAATTGCAGCCGCAGATCAGCGAAGAGGGCGGCTTCAAGGTTTATCGGGCCGGGGCGATCGAGTTGTGGTGCGGGGATTTCTTCGCCTTGTCCGCGAGCGATGTGGCCGAATGCACGGCACTGTATGACCGCGCGGCGCTGATCGCCTTGCCGGCGCCGATGCGTGAGCGCTACGCGTCGCACTTGCAGAATATCTTGCCGGCAGGCGTACGCGGTTTGCTGATCACGCTGGATTATGATCAGGCGCAAATGCCCGGACCGCCGTTTGCAGTGGAAGATGCCGAGGTGCAGCGTCTGTTCGGTGGCGGCTGGCAGGTGCAGGCGCTGGAAGAACAGGACGTGTTGAGCGAAAGCGGGAAGTTCCTGCAGGCGGGAGTGACGCGCCTGGAAGAGCGTGTGTACCGGCTGACTGGCCAGTAA
- a CDS encoding DODA-type extradiol aromatic ring-opening family dioxygenase: MLPSLFISHGSPMLALEPGASGPALARLAAELPRPKAIVIVSAHWESHELLVSSHPQPETWHDFGGFPRALFEVQYPAPGNPQLAQEVAERLTANNLPARLDPQRPFDHGVWVPLSLMYPQADIPVVQVSLPSRGGPALQTRVGQALASLRGQGILLIGSGSITHNLRELDWHAGPESVEPWARDFRDWIIEKLAANDEAALHDYRQQAPNAVRSHPSDEHLLPLYFARGAGGEFSIAHQGFTMGALGMDIYRFG, translated from the coding sequence ATGCTTCCCAGCCTGTTTATCTCTCACGGCTCGCCCATGCTCGCACTGGAACCCGGCGCCAGTGGCCCGGCCTTGGCGCGTCTGGCCGCCGAACTGCCGCGTCCGAAAGCCATCGTCATCGTTTCCGCCCACTGGGAAAGCCATGAGCTGCTGGTCAGCAGCCATCCGCAACCGGAAACCTGGCACGATTTCGGCGGCTTCCCCCGTGCATTGTTTGAAGTGCAGTACCCCGCACCGGGCAATCCGCAATTGGCGCAAGAGGTCGCCGAACGGCTGACCGCCAACAACCTGCCCGCGCGTCTCGACCCGCAACGACCGTTCGACCATGGCGTGTGGGTGCCGCTGTCGCTGATGTATCCGCAAGCCGACATCCCGGTGGTTCAGGTTTCCCTGCCCAGCCGTGGCGGCCCGGCGTTGCAGACCCGCGTCGGCCAGGCGCTGGCCAGCCTGCGCGGCCAGGGCATTCTGTTGATCGGATCCGGCAGCATCACCCATAACCTGCGTGAACTGGACTGGCATGCCGGCCCGGAAAGCGTCGAGCCGTGGGCCCGGGACTTCCGTGACTGGATTATCGAGAAGCTGGCGGCCAATGATGAAGCCGCCCTGCACGATTACCGCCAGCAAGCGCCAAACGCCGTGCGCAGCCATCCGAGCGACGAGCATCTGTTGCCGCTGTACTTCGCTCGCGGCGCCGGCGGTGAGTTCAGCATTGCGCACCAAGGGTTCACCATGGGCGCGCTGGGCATGGACATCTACCGCTTCGGCTGA
- a CDS encoding DEAD/DEAH box helicase: MTQEIGGFAALELHPNIVAAVVATGYEEPSAIQQQSIPIILAGHDMIGQAQTGTGKTAAFALPILHRIDPSKREPQALILAPTRELALQVATAFETYAKQMPGVTVVAVYGGAPMGPQLKAIRNGAQIVVATPGRLCDHLRRDEKVLQTVNHLVLDEADEMLKLGFMDDLEVIFKAMPETRQTVLFSATLPQSIRAIAERHLRDPKHVKIQSKTQTVTAIEQAHLLVHADQKTSAVLSLLEVEDFDALIMFVRTKQATLDLASALDAKGYKAAALNGDIAQNQRERVIDSLKDGRLDIVVATDVAARGLDVPRITHVFNVDMPYDPESYVHRIGRTGRAGREGRALLLVTPRERRMLQVIERVTGQKVAEVRLPDAQAVLDARIKKLTNSLSPLVADAESTHGDLLDRLTADIGCTPRALAAALLRKATNGQALNLAAIEKERPLVPNSAPRGDRPERSGDRPDRGDRERRAPMPLGEGRARCRTALGARDGIAAKNLLGAILNEGGLAREAIGRIQVRDSFSLVELPEDGLDKLLTKLKDTRVAGKQLKLRRYRED, encoded by the coding sequence ATGACCCAGGAAATCGGCGGCTTCGCCGCTCTTGAACTTCATCCCAATATTGTCGCTGCAGTAGTCGCTACCGGCTATGAAGAGCCTTCGGCCATTCAGCAGCAGTCGATCCCGATCATCCTCGCCGGTCACGATATGATTGGTCAGGCGCAAACCGGTACCGGTAAAACCGCTGCCTTTGCCCTGCCTATCCTGCACCGCATTGATCCGTCCAAGCGCGAGCCGCAAGCTCTGATCCTGGCCCCAACTCGTGAGTTGGCGCTACAAGTTGCAACCGCTTTCGAAACCTACGCCAAGCAAATGCCGGGCGTAACTGTTGTGGCTGTCTACGGCGGCGCGCCGATGGGCCCACAATTGAAAGCAATCCGTAATGGCGCACAGATCGTTGTCGCCACTCCGGGCCGTCTGTGCGACCACCTGCGTCGCGACGAAAAAGTGCTGCAGACCGTGAACCACCTGGTTCTCGACGAAGCAGACGAAATGCTCAAACTGGGCTTCATGGACGACCTCGAAGTCATCTTCAAGGCCATGCCGGAAACCCGTCAGACCGTATTGTTCTCGGCTACCCTGCCGCAATCGATCCGTGCCATCGCCGAGCGTCACCTGCGCGATCCAAAGCACGTGAAGATCCAGAGCAAGACCCAGACCGTTACCGCGATCGAACAGGCTCACCTGTTGGTTCACGCTGACCAGAAGACCTCTGCCGTTCTCAGCTTGCTGGAAGTGGAAGATTTCGACGCTCTGATCATGTTCGTGCGCACCAAGCAAGCGACCCTGGATCTGGCCAGCGCCCTCGACGCCAAAGGCTACAAAGCCGCAGCGTTGAACGGCGACATCGCCCAGAACCAGCGTGAGCGCGTCATCGACTCGCTGAAAGATGGCCGTCTGGACATCGTTGTGGCGACCGACGTAGCCGCCCGTGGTCTGGACGTACCGCGCATCACCCACGTATTCAACGTGGACATGCCGTACGATCCGGAATCCTACGTGCACCGTATCGGCCGTACCGGCCGTGCCGGTCGCGAAGGCCGCGCGCTGCTGCTGGTGACTCCACGTGAGCGCCGCATGCTGCAAGTGATCGAGCGTGTAACCGGTCAGAAAGTTGCCGAAGTGCGTCTGCCGGACGCCCAGGCCGTTCTCGATGCCCGCATCAAGAAACTGACCAACAGCCTGTCGCCGCTGGTGGCTGACGCCGAATCGACTCACGGTGATCTGCTGGATCGCCTGACCGCCGACATCGGTTGCACCCCGCGTGCCCTGGCTGCCGCTCTGCTGCGCAAGGCCACCAATGGTCAGGCGCTGAACCTGGCAGCGATCGAGAAGGAACGTCCACTGGTGCCGAACAGCGCTCCACGTGGCGACCGTCCTGAGCGTTCCGGTGATCGTCCGGACCGTGGTGATCGCGAGCGTCGTGCTCCGATGCCACTGGGCGAAGGCCGTGCCCGTTGCCGTACCGCGCTGGGCGCGCGTGACGGTATCGCGGCGAAAAACCTGCTGGGCGCCATCCTCAACGAAGGTGGTCTGGCACGTGAAGCCATCGGTCGCATCCAGGTGCGTGACAGCTTCAGCCTCGTCGAGCTGCCGGAAGATGGTCTGGATAAACTCCTGACCAAGCTGAAGGACACTCGCGTTGCCGGTAAGCAGTTGAAGCTGCGTCGCTACCGCGAAGATTGA
- a CDS encoding crotonase/enoyl-CoA hydratase family protein, whose amino-acid sequence MNQPCPGRVSRARHGHVHLIGLDRAAKRNAFDLDLLNDLALAYGEFEADSDARVAVVFGHGEHFTAGLDLVNVSSALAQGWQVPPGGCDPWGVFVGPRVSKPVIVAAQGYCLTIGIELMLAADINLCASNTRFAQMEVQRGIFPFGGATLRFHQIAGWGNAMRWLLTGDEFDAHDALRLGLVQEVMASEDLLPRAIELAERIARQAPLGVQATLMSARQARYEGETAAAQSLPPLVKKLLASEDAKEGVRSLVERRPGVFKGI is encoded by the coding sequence ATGAATCAGCCCTGCCCCGGCCGCGTCAGCCGTGCGCGCCACGGTCACGTCCATTTGATTGGCCTGGACCGTGCAGCCAAGCGCAATGCTTTCGATCTGGATCTGCTCAATGACCTGGCCCTGGCCTACGGTGAATTCGAGGCCGACAGCGACGCGCGGGTGGCCGTGGTGTTCGGGCATGGTGAGCATTTCACCGCCGGGCTCGACCTGGTCAACGTCAGTTCCGCCCTCGCCCAGGGCTGGCAGGTGCCGCCCGGCGGTTGCGATCCGTGGGGCGTATTTGTCGGGCCACGGGTCAGCAAACCGGTGATCGTCGCCGCGCAAGGCTATTGCCTGACCATCGGTATCGAGCTGATGCTCGCCGCCGACATCAACCTGTGCGCCAGCAACACCCGATTCGCGCAGATGGAAGTGCAGCGCGGGATCTTTCCGTTCGGCGGTGCGACGTTGCGCTTTCATCAGATAGCCGGCTGGGGCAATGCCATGCGCTGGCTGCTGACTGGCGACGAGTTTGATGCCCATGATGCGTTGCGCCTGGGCCTGGTGCAGGAAGTCATGGCCAGTGAAGATTTGCTGCCACGCGCCATCGAACTGGCCGAACGAATCGCCCGACAGGCGCCGCTGGGGGTGCAGGCGACGCTGATGTCGGCACGCCAGGCGCGCTATGAAGGCGAGACTGCAGCGGCGCAGAGCTTGCCGCCGCTGGTGAAGAAATTGCTGGCCAGTGAGGATGCCAAGGAAGGCGTGCGCTCGCTGGTGGAGCGCAGACCGGGGGTCTTCAAAGGCATTTGA
- a CDS encoding spermidine synthase, with amino-acid sequence MTEERVELLLAEVQDEFGVIRVLEVADYRFLEFGDAIEQSCVFTADPSWLEYDYTRAMLIGALCHEQPESALFLGLGAGTLTQACLKFLPLEDVEAIELRPDVPRLAIEYLGLDDDPRLYIRVGDAIELLPTAEPADLIFVDLYTDVGPGAAHLAWNFLGDCQKRLNPGGWLVINQWATDDGKPLGAALLRGLYHRHYWELPVKEGNVILIVPADLDQVLDMQALTARAEALAPKLGYSLQSLIKAIRPAT; translated from the coding sequence ATGACTGAGGAGCGCGTCGAGCTGTTGCTCGCCGAGGTACAGGATGAGTTCGGCGTGATTCGTGTGCTGGAAGTGGCCGACTACCGCTTTCTGGAGTTCGGCGACGCCATCGAGCAAAGCTGCGTGTTTACCGCCGACCCGAGCTGGCTGGAGTACGACTACACCCGGGCGATGCTGATTGGCGCGTTGTGCCATGAGCAACCGGAGAGCGCACTGTTTCTCGGTCTTGGCGCCGGCACGCTGACCCAGGCCTGCCTCAAGTTCCTGCCGCTGGAAGATGTCGAAGCCATCGAGTTGCGCCCGGATGTGCCGCGTCTGGCCATCGAATACCTCGGTCTCGATGACGATCCGCGGCTGTATATCCGCGTTGGCGATGCAATCGAACTGCTGCCGACGGCCGAACCGGCGGATCTGATCTTCGTCGACCTCTACACTGACGTTGGCCCGGGTGCCGCGCACCTTGCGTGGAATTTCCTCGGCGACTGTCAGAAACGTCTGAATCCTGGCGGCTGGCTGGTGATCAACCAGTGGGCCACCGATGACGGCAAGCCTCTGGGGGCGGCGCTGTTGCGCGGGCTCTATCACCGGCATTACTGGGAACTGCCGGTGAAGGAGGGCAACGTGATTCTGATTGTGCCGGCGGATCTCGATCAGGTGCTGGACATGCAGGCGCTCACCGCTCGGGCTGAAGCGCTGGCGCCGAAGCTGGGTTACTCGTTGCAGTCGTTGATCAAGGCTATTCGCCCGGCGACCTGA
- a CDS encoding class II 3-deoxy-7-phosphoheptulonate synthase yields the protein MSQPWSPDSWRALPIQQQPQYPDAAHLRQVEQTLASYPPLVFAGEARELRRQFAEVTQGRAFLLQGGDCAESFAEFSAAKIRDTFKVLLQMAIVMTFAAGCPVVKVGRMAGQFAKPRSANDETIDGVTLPAYRGDIVNGIGFDSASRVPDPERLLQSYHQSTATLNLLRAFAQGGFADLHQVHKWNLDFIANSALAEKYSHLADRIDETLAFMRACGMDSSPQLRETSFFTAHEALLLNYEEAFVRRDSLTNDYYDCSAHMLWIGDRTRQLDGAHVEFLRGVNNPIGVKVGPSMNPDDLIRLIDVLNPDNDPGRLNLIARMGANKVGDHLPALIRAVQREGKQVLWSSDPMHGNTIKASSGYKTRDFAQILGEVKQFFQVHEAEGSYAGGIHIEMTGQNVTECIGGARPITEDGLSDRYHTHCDPRMNADQSLELAFLIAETLKQVKR from the coding sequence ATGAGCCAACCCTGGAGCCCTGACAGCTGGCGCGCCTTGCCGATCCAGCAACAACCCCAATACCCCGACGCCGCGCACCTGCGCCAGGTCGAGCAGACGCTGGCCAGCTATCCGCCGCTGGTGTTTGCCGGTGAAGCGCGGGAGCTGCGTCGTCAGTTTGCCGAAGTCACCCAGGGCCGGGCGTTCCTGCTGCAGGGCGGCGACTGCGCGGAAAGCTTCGCCGAGTTCTCCGCCGCGAAGATTCGCGACACCTTCAAAGTGCTGCTGCAAATGGCGATCGTCATGACCTTCGCCGCCGGTTGCCCGGTGGTGAAAGTCGGGCGCATGGCCGGCCAGTTCGCCAAGCCGCGCTCGGCCAACGACGAGACCATCGACGGCGTGACCCTGCCGGCCTACCGTGGTGACATCGTCAACGGCATCGGCTTCGACTCGGCCAGCCGCGTGCCGGATCCGGAGCGTCTGCTGCAGTCCTATCACCAGTCCACCGCGACCCTCAACCTGTTGCGCGCCTTCGCCCAGGGCGGTTTTGCCGACCTGCATCAGGTGCACAAGTGGAACCTCGATTTCATCGCCAACTCGGCGCTGGCGGAGAAGTACAGCCACCTCGCCGACCGCATCGATGAGACCCTGGCCTTCATGCGTGCCTGCGGTATGGACAGCTCGCCGCAACTGCGCGAAACCAGTTTCTTCACGGCCCACGAAGCGCTGCTGCTGAACTACGAAGAAGCCTTCGTGCGCCGCGACAGCCTGACCAACGATTACTACGATTGCTCGGCGCACATGCTGTGGATCGGCGACCGCACCCGTCAGCTCGACGGCGCCCACGTCGAATTCCTGCGCGGCGTGAACAACCCGATCGGAGTGAAAGTCGGCCCGAGCATGAACCCCGACGACCTGATCCGCCTGATCGACGTGCTCAACCCGGACAACGATCCGGGCCGCCTCAACCTGATCGCACGGATGGGCGCGAACAAGGTTGGCGATCACCTGCCGGCGCTGATCCGCGCGGTGCAGCGTGAAGGCAAGCAGGTGCTGTGGAGTTCCGACCCGATGCACGGCAACACCATCAAGGCCAGCAGCGGCTACAAGACCCGCGACTTCGCGCAGATCCTTGGCGAGGTGAAGCAGTTCTTCCAGGTCCATGAAGCGGAAGGCAGCTACGCCGGCGGCATCCACATCGAGATGACCGGGCAGAACGTCACCGAGTGCATCGGTGGCGCGCGACCGATCACTGAAGATGGTTTGTCGGATCGCTATCACACCCATTGCGACCCACGGATGAACGCCGATCAGTCGCTGGAGCTGGCGTTTCTGATTGCCGAGACGCTGAAACAGGTCAAACGCTAA